In Ictalurus punctatus breed USDA103 chromosome 18, Coco_2.0, whole genome shotgun sequence, the genomic stretch CTGTGATGAGCTCAATGTTGGCTGCATTTTTCTTTAAGGTTTCAACCACAATTTAGATGTTTAAGACATAAATAATTAGATTTGTgctcacattacacacacacacacaaacacacacgttttaTAAACACTGCCTGTGTTCAGTAGCTTAAACAGCATCGCAAGTGCAGGGTTCCTTTGACCAATAACAAGAACTGAGAACGCTGAGCACATATGCATTGATCATCATCAACACTGTTGTTCCTGAGCTACACCACAGCAATCCCATCCATCTGAATATACACTCCAACACCTATCAGTGGATCACCAACTTTCTGCCAGGAAGGAAACATTATGTGAAGTTCTCAGGCCCCATGACAACCAGCACAGGAGTACCTCAGTGTTCTCTCACTACAACAGAGATCCATCAATATACTGAAGATTGCGGATGACACAACTGTAGCGATGAGGTTACCTGTAGAAGTGAAGTGTGTCCATAACAACCTTCAGCTTAATGCTGCCAGGACGGTTGAACTGCTGATTGATTTCCGTGAGCATCACTCTGCCTGCCAACCTGCGACAATCTACACCTCAGCGGTGTCCAAAGTTGGGTCTTTGAGGTTCCTGGAGACCTCCATCACCAACTCACTGAAATGAGATAACATCACCACCATCCTCAAGAAATGCTCACACCAGCTCAGGAAGCTCAGTATTTCTCACCCTGTCCTGAGAATATTTTACTGAGCCATTACAGAGCGTGTGCTCACCTCCTCCATCACAGTGTGCTTCCCCTCTGCAGGACCAGACTGCAGCTCGCGCTCCACTCGGCTGAGAAGGTCATCGGCTGTGATGACCAGCACACCTTCTCCAGTCGCTGTCTAGTTACTAAACCACTCCGGCCCATAGCAACCCACACCCAATTTCCTCACACACAAATAAGTAGtcccacatcatcacactttGTCATTTTCTAGTATTATCTATTTTGTAGTTGGTCATCTCGTGTCCTGTATCCTCTGTAATTGTAGAGttattgcattattttttatgcttTTCAGCCTTGTGGagtaatgacaataataattatattcacGCTCTTTATTTAAGATTTGTTTACAATAATGGGAAAACTTTTTAAGCCTCTATATTTACAGCAAGTCCCAGATCAGTCCAGCACTCATTGAGAGTCTGAGCTCAGCACAAAACACTCGCTCATCCAGAGAAGCGACACCATTTTAAAGCATTACATCGTCAGAATGACTTTATCGATGAATTTGGCGAGACGAATGTCCTTCTTCGACAGGCCTCCGCAGTCGTGTGTCGTTAATGTGACCTGGACCTGAAAAACAACAAGAGATTCAATTGTGAGGGAAAACACgtgccgacacacacacacacaaacacacacacaaacacacacacactcagtggaAAGCAGTAGAGTGAGAGCCTAAAGCCTTTCATAAAGAGGATTAATGGTGGAATTCCTCACAGTGCAGCAGAAGCGCCGTCACTAACACAGAGCCTTCTGCTGGCTTTCAAGCCTGTTAGTCCAAAACCACGGCTACtttcttcatacacacacaataaaaaaaacaacaaacagctTCCACCATAAAACACAGGATCTTCTCAGTTTCTTATTGTTCTGAGCTATCAGCGTTAGTGTGATTTGTGTCAGTGCGGACATATTGAAAGCTTGGCAGCGGTGCGTGGGGCCTCTCGGCTCGACTCAACGCACCGCTCATGTTAAACAATGACTGAGGCTTTATAAACGCCTGCCGCAGGGTGACAGAGCGGCGCTCAGTGGAAGTTATTACCTTATTATAAACATTGAACCACTCCGGATGATGGTTCATCTTCTCTGCCTGCAGAGCCACTCGAGACATGAAGCCAAATGCCTGCAGTGAAGACAAACAGTGCACACATGCCCATGAATTATTACTCTGAGAACATTATTAGTCTCAGTACATTATTACACTGAACACATTATTACTCTTAGTACTACTCTGTTCACATTATTATTctgtttacattaatactatcCCATTTATTACTCTATTCATTACTAATATTTTTCCTTTATTGTTCCCCCTAAACCCCATTATTACTACATTCATATTCTTACTGTTTCTGATTATTACACAGCTTTACTCTTATCTCAAACTCTTCAATACCCCATAATTACACTGTTCACATCATTACACTCAGATCTGAATTTTTTCTTTACCCCTCACTTTGAACATTCCACTCACACCTTCAAGCAATGATTttgatgcaaaataaaaatgataaataataataataataataataatatagtcaCAAACACCAATTCAGGCAGAAATATGCAATGAGACTGTTATCTCACTACATagcacatttatttagcatAAAATGGCGATTCCAGAACAGCCTTAAGTTGGTGGAGTAATAATCCAAACATCAACTTTGTTTGCCCAAGAATGGGTGAAAATTTGACTGCAAGTCTCATGGTCCAGGAGATATTGGCCAGAACATAAAACACTGGACTACAGTGCCCCTATACGATCAGCCTCATTTTGCTTACCTGAGCAGCAGGAGGGTTTTTTACTGTCAGGTGTCAGATACGACACAGGTTCAGGTAAACAAAAGCTTTATTTATCAAGCTTGCAGACAGATCCAAAACGGACAAAAACAAGATCAGAGAAGGTCAGGCGATGTATGATCAGCAAAAACGGGGCTAAACGAGGTCAGACCCGAAGAGACTAAGACTAAATACAAGGCTTGGTAACAACTGGCACAAGGACACAGAGCGCATACTTTCCATAATGACCGGTTGGTGTGAGAgcacttacagtatctcacagaagtgagtacacccctcacatttttgtaaatatttgattatatcttttcatgtgacaacactgaagaaatgacactttgctacaatgtaaagtagtgagtgtacagcttgtgtaacagtgtaaatttgctgtcccctcaaaataactcaacacacagccattaatgtctaaaccgctggaaacaaaagtgagtacacccttaagtgaaaatgtccaaattgggcccaattagccattttccctccccggtgtcatgtgacttgttagtgttacaaagtctcaggtgtgaatggggagcaggtgtgttaaatttgatgtcatcgctctcacactccctcatactggtcactagaTGTTCAACATgtcacctcatggcaaagaactctctgaggatctgaaaaaaagaattgttgctctacataaaaatggcctaggctataagatgattgccaagaccctgacactgagctgcagcacggtggccaagaccatacagctgtttaacaggacaggttccactcagaacaggcctcgccatggttgaccaaagaagttgcgtgcacatgctcagcgtcatatccagaggttgtctttgggaaatagacatatgagtgctaccagcattgctgcagaggttgaaagggtgggggggtcagcctgtcagagCTCATACCATATGCCGcgcactgcatcaaattggtctgcatggctgtcgtcccagaaggaagcctcttctaaagatgatgcacaagaaagcccgcaaacaatttgctgaagacaagcagactaaggacatggattactggaaccatgtcctgtggtctgatgagaccaagataaacttatttggttcagatggtgttaagcgtgtgtggcggcaaccaggtgaggagtacaaagacaagtgtgtcttgcctacagtcaagcatggtggtgggagtgtcatggtctggggctgcatgagtgccgcgggcactggggagctacagttcattgagttCATTGagagaaccatgaatgccaacatgtactgtgacatactgaatcAGAgtatgatcagtatgcagtttTCCATCATGATAACGACCCCCAAAACCCCTCCAAGATAACCACTGCCttactaaagaagctgagggtgaaggtgatggactggccaagcatgtctccagacctaaaccctattgagcctctgtggggcatcctcaaatggaaggtggaggagcacatggtctctaacatccaccagctccgtgatgtcgtcatggaggagtggaagaggacaccagtggcaacctgtgaagctctggtgaactccatgcccaagagggttaaggcagtgctggaaaataatggtggccacacaaaatattgacacttttggcccaatttggacattttcacttaggggtgtactcacttttgttgccagcggcttagacattaatggctgtgtgttgagttattttgaggggacagcaaatttacactgttgcacaagctgtacactcactactttacagtgtagcaaagtgtaatttcttcagtgttgtcacattaaaagatataatccaatatttacaaaaatgtgaggggtgtactcacttttgtgagatactgtatatactgtgtggTTGTGATTAGTTATTgagttcaggtgtgtgtgtatgtgatcatTACGCTGGTGAACATGAACGTGACAGTTTCTGTGGTGTTTAGATCTGGGTTAGTCTGTGGCAGCCAGATCTGTAGGCCGTGTTGTGTTCTGGGTATTGTAGTTCGATGGTGTTTCCGGTGATGACACAACAGTTACCTGCACACGTGAATGATATACACTCGGGGCTGTAACATTCTTTAGCAcagaataatattaataagaaaaTCCCACCAAAACTCTTGGGGTTCCAGCATGAAGCCCTAAACCTAGTACAGATAATACAGAACAAAGTGCACTTAACTCATAGTGCATATACAATAGGTGATGTAGTGggtgagacagacacacacacacacacacacacacacacacacacacaccaatcagaGGCTACTCTGAGTGATTATTTGAATTCTAATTACCTCAGAGAGGCCGGGATCCTCTGTGTGCTGTGTTCACTGCGCTGGCTATTTCAGAGCAATTTCCCTCTGCAATCTCAATTAAGCCCCTAAATGCTTCCGCAGATAATTAGACCACTGGAAGGCCATTGTACACCGCGCGCCGCCGTGGCCGCATTGACACACAGACGCACGGCCACTCGTGGCAGGAAATTGCTTCAAGTCTTTAGTGTGTTGTAACCAATTTTCCAACACATGATGTAACACGATCAGCGGCTATGCGATCAGGTTGGGTATCAGAGTACAAACCGCCTCGCAATCAGTTCAACGTAATTGTCAGATTCCTGCAACGTGAGCCGAGAGTGCGACGGCCTGCTCTTTCTCAGCTCTCATTAGGAACATTGGGCCATTATTAAATCACTGCAGCGGCTGATTGTTGTCTAAAAtgtttccttcattcattcacttcaaATCTGGAGGATAAAGTGTGAAATGAACTGGTGCAGTGGAGTGTGACTTTAACCCTGTAATGCATGGAGCTTCAATTTAACTCAATAACGCCTTACATTTAGATTGACTTTAAACTCTCCGGCTGTTTCACAGAAACTCTAACTGAAGTGAACTCAAAACACTCCAAAAGACAAAATGCTATTATCTGTCTCCACGTTCTTACTAAAAAAATCTGCTACTTCACAAATGTATTATTAGCGAACTCTCATAAATTTCCTTATTGTTTTTAAGTTTTGGCAAACATGTGTTTACTCGCatgctcttacacacacacactcgcacacacacggTGGATGGACAGAGCACTAAGGTGATTTCCTCCGACACAGAGGTCAAGGAGCTTTTGGTTATGCAGCTCGTTGTTTGTCATTATGTGCACTCCCCCTGCACACTCTGTCTGTCACACAGCCGCTAATTTAACGTGACACACTGCAGGGCCTCCAATAATCAGAACCACTGGCACCCAGGCCGAACCATTACAACcccccccactccccctccGCTTTGGCATTTAGGGAGATTACAGAATGACTGTCATGAAGCACAAGCTGGAGCACAACCATGCTCGCTCACACACTTTTCTGTGTCGGCACTCCTGGGTTTGAAGAATGttgacatacatacatacacacacacacacattttatatatatatatatatatatatatatatatatatatatatatatatatatatatatatatatatatatatatatatatatatattatatatataattttttcgCAGTTATCCTTCAACATTCTTCAAACCCAGGAGTGCTGacacagaaaatgaaataaaacatctatgAGACACAGTAGACTTGGTTCTGCTCCGTTCCACAGCACACACCATGCAACAGAACCTTGCCCTTCTAAAGGAAAACTGTGCAGATTATACACCAACATCAATAAAACCAAAATCAAGATCTTCTAGAAAAAGAGCTGGACCCCATAAATCAAAATTCCAGTTTGGAAAATTTTGGgtgccaaaacaaaaaaactcaaaaagAAACACTACATTCATGATTGCATTAgtgaacaaagaaagaaaatttaattatatactattaaaaaaatcacaacacatttaaaacactaaAGAAATTTGGCTAAATAATTTCAATGGTATACTTAAACTCATCATTTCATATAGTAGTGAACTGTGGAATTCCATCATCCAATGAAAACAATTTTGGGCACAAACTCCATAGAAAAGAGACACCTGAATTTCTGCAAAGAAACACGCAAAGAAACTGTATTCCCAGTTACAAGCAGCTGATTCACAGTTCTACCATCACCAAACTTACACCAATAACTGCTCACAAGCAGAAACACACCTCCTCAAACAAACACTTACAGCCTTAAATGCACAGTTCAACTGACCACAGAGGCCAGttagaataaataaacacctggACAAATGAAATCTCTTGTACTAATAAACTAAAATGTTATTAGAGAGACAACACACCCTAACAGATTAGCTTACTCAAGTAAAAACCCCAAAAGCATGACATACTTTAACATCATACAAACCCTGAGAGAAAGAATCTGTAATCACCACAGCATGGGGCAGAGAGAAACCCAacaacagacagagagacacagagagagagactgacacacagagacTGACTAACagggatagacagacagaaacagacagacagacagagacgaGGAACACATGGATAATTGGATAGTTTGCGGTTTTCGGCGACAGATGAAACGTTTTAACCAATTGGATTGTTTGTGAAAGAAATGATTCTGATGGAAACCTCAGCTGTAACTGAACTAGGCTCTGCTCCCTGTCACACTGATgaggactgacacacacacaagggggGTATGGATGGTCGGTTGGTGCAATGAGGTTTTTGATTTCGTTAATCCATACACACATCAGTAGGAGGAAGTGTAGTGAAATCTCATATCTGGATTAGAGATACAAATCAGTGACTCCACCCACTTTAGAACTCAACAGAGACTCAGCACACTTCATTATCAGCCTTGATTCCAGACGTTTCTCTCCCCATTTATAATCTTAACATACGAAAAGAAATGTGTTAATGAGGCAGTATGTTAATGAGATGGTGGTAATAACAGCATTGATGAGACAGAGAGTTAGACACAGTGGCTGTTTCCGAAATCGCATACTATGACAggacctactgcattcgattcagtacctactgctcggcaGGTGATAGAGTATGCAATGATGCGTATAAGtggtaagcatgaatacaatATGGACATACTACATATGTCCCTATTTTTGATTCTGACAATTTTTATGCATCGGCCCCATTGCCTTATGTGATAGCacagtatccacagtgtccagtggttccatactgcagaatttTGGAGGAAGCAGCaggtcatccgggtattttTCACCTACTGTTTTAGGagtactgagaattcggacatactactcctAATGAttttcacctactgtgtagtagggtagtagggatattcggatACAGCCAGTTTGTTAATGAAATGTGTTAATATCACAGTGTTCGTGCCACAGCGTGTTAATGAGATCCTGAACCTGATTAAAAGTTTTGAAGTGCAGCTCTTTGTATAGTGCATCTCGCTCCTCCAGCTCCACCCATCCTGTTGCTTTCAACTCCATCAGAACATGCTCTCTTTCTGCTGCACTCAACCAGTGTGAG encodes the following:
- the LOC108279105 gene encoding pterin-4-alpha-carbinolamine dehydratase 2 isoform X2 — translated: MCTCVMSWLMFMRFCTESRSVLSKRRHFLLSATKMAFGFMSRVALQAEKMNHHPEWFNVYNKVQVTLTTHDCGGLSKKDIRLAKFIDKVILTM
- the LOC108279105 gene encoding pterin-4-alpha-carbinolamine dehydratase 2 isoform X1 → MCTCVMSWLMFMRFCTESRSVLSKRRHFLLSATKMATDSHWLSAAEREHVLMELKATGWVELEERDALYKELHFKTFNQAFGFMSRVALQAEKMNHHPEWFNVYNKVQVTLTTHDCGGLSKKDIRLAKFIDKVILTM